The Sesamum indicum cultivar Zhongzhi No. 13 linkage group LG2, S_indicum_v1.0, whole genome shotgun sequence genome contains a region encoding:
- the LOC105155658 gene encoding protein GLUTAMINE DUMPER 2-like produces MASFGASAAAATPPTAVPRSPWHSPVPYLFGGLAAMLGLIAFALLILACSYWKLSGYLENRGDGERDLEAGEAEGGEGGAKPAPPVMEEKFLVIMAGQEKPTFLATPMSSRASSFGSKSTCSTSTSSENSALSEEDCGEKQAENGGQIEIGNMEAHESAAPPPDQSH; encoded by the coding sequence ATGGCTTCTTTCGGGGCATCAGCAGCAGCTGCAACGCCACCAACGGCGGTCCCGCGGTCGCCGTGGCACTCTCCGGTTCCGTACCTCTTCGGCGGACTGGCGGCCATGCTTGGTCTCATTGCCTTCGCTCTCTTGATCCTGGCGTGCTCCTACTGGAAGCTCTCCGGGTACCTTGAAAACCGGGGAGACGGTGAGAGGGACCTCGAGGCAGGAGAGGCCGAAGGAGGAGAAGGCGGCGCTAAGCCAGCACCACCGGTGATGGAAGAGAAGTTCCTGGTGATCATGGCCGGCCAAGAAAAGCCAACTTTCTTGGCCACCCCGATGTCGAGTAGAGCGTCATCGTTTGGTAGCAAGAGCACGTGTAGTACGAGCACCAGCAGTGAGAATTCTGCTCTCTCAGAAGAAGATTGTGGAGAAAAGCAGGCGGAAAATGGTGGACAGATTGAGATAGGAAACATGGAGGCTCATGAATCCGCAGCACCACCACCAGATCAGAGCCattga